A stretch of [Clostridium] scindens DNA encodes these proteins:
- a CDS encoding response regulator transcription factor yields the protein MKRIFLVEDDKEIAKNLALLLRTEGFNVTHASSQGEAISVLDGNRFDLALVDISLPDGNGFTVCTEIKQAQNIPVIFLTASGDEASVVTGLNMGADDYIIKPFRPRELTARIRTALRKYGSSPSAFEMCDLHVDTASGVVKKGGREVFLSALEYRLLLIFINNPNVIITRDRLLDELWDAAGEFVNNNTLTVYIKRLREKIEDDPGNPQIILTVRGTGYRLGGSYVSE from the coding sequence ATGAAACGAATTTTTTTGGTCGAGGATGATAAAGAAATTGCCAAGAACCTTGCGCTCTTGCTTCGCACGGAAGGATTTAACGTTACCCACGCCTCTTCGCAGGGCGAAGCCATATCCGTTCTTGACGGAAACCGGTTTGATCTGGCGCTGGTAGATATTTCTCTGCCGGATGGAAATGGTTTCACGGTCTGTACGGAGATTAAGCAGGCGCAGAATATTCCCGTTATTTTTCTTACGGCTTCCGGCGATGAGGCGAGCGTGGTAACAGGGCTTAATATGGGAGCGGATGACTATATTATCAAGCCTTTCCGCCCACGCGAGCTGACTGCGCGGATACGTACGGCCTTGCGGAAATACGGAAGCTCGCCATCGGCTTTTGAAATGTGCGATCTACATGTGGATACCGCCAGCGGCGTTGTGAAAAAGGGCGGGCGGGAGGTCTTTTTATCCGCCTTGGAATATCGGCTGCTGCTTATATTTATCAACAACCCTAATGTGATCATTACGCGGGACCGGCTGTTGGACGAATTGTGGGACGCGGCAGGCGAGTTCGTCAATAACAATACCCTTACCGTTTACATTAAGCGTTTGCGGGAGAAGATTGAGGATGACCCCGGAAATCCGCAGATCATTCTCACCGTCCGGGGGACAGGATACCGGCTGGGAGGCAGTTATGTTTCGGAATAG
- a CDS encoding sensor histidine kinase has product MFRNREIRWFAVLFIFITVALAAAGFAIHPAAGILAFVSAAAFGAAFFVFTRSRYKSIAQISEQIDLVLHNADHLFVSEAQEGELSILQSEITKMTVRIREQNNALKGEKKHLADSLADIAHQLRTPLTSANLILSLLKNTPDENERKNLLREVEGLFVQMDWLVTSLLKLSRLDAGIVVFQREQMDVGNLIDASIRPLLISMELHNIDLQTDIPEGVVIEGDSGWLSEAIQNILKNCMESAGDNGKIEIMCEDNALFTEITLHDSGPGFEKEDLFCLFDRFYRGKNAGAVGYGIGLALCKTIITRQGGTIAVKNHPQGGAVFSIRFSK; this is encoded by the coding sequence ATGTTTCGGAATAGAGAAATACGGTGGTTTGCTGTTTTATTTATTTTTATTACCGTGGCCTTAGCTGCGGCAGGATTTGCCATCCATCCGGCAGCAGGGATACTGGCCTTTGTCTCTGCCGCTGCTTTTGGCGCGGCATTTTTTGTATTTACCAGATCCCGGTATAAAAGCATTGCTCAGATATCAGAACAGATCGATCTGGTGCTTCATAATGCGGATCATCTGTTTGTCAGCGAGGCTCAGGAAGGCGAACTATCCATTCTGCAAAGCGAGATCACCAAGATGACCGTGCGTATCCGGGAGCAGAATAATGCGCTGAAAGGAGAGAAGAAGCATCTTGCTGATTCTCTTGCCGATATTGCGCATCAGCTTCGCACGCCGCTTACTTCTGCCAATCTGATCCTGTCGTTGCTTAAAAATACTCCGGATGAGAACGAGAGGAAGAATCTGCTGCGGGAAGTGGAAGGCTTGTTCGTGCAGATGGACTGGCTGGTCACATCTCTGCTGAAGCTTTCCCGGCTGGATGCAGGCATCGTTGTATTCCAGCGTGAACAGATGGACGTCGGCAATCTGATAGATGCCTCTATCCGGCCATTGCTCATATCAATGGAACTTCATAATATTGACTTACAGACAGATATACCGGAAGGGGTAGTCATAGAAGGGGATTCTGGGTGGCTTTCGGAGGCAATCCAAAATATCCTTAAAAATTGTATGGAAAGCGCAGGCGATAACGGGAAGATTGAAATTATGTGCGAGGATAATGCACTGTTTACCGAGATTACTCTGCATGACAGCGGGCCAGGCTTTGAAAAGGAAGATCTGTTCTGCCTGTTTGACCGGTTCTATCGCGGGAAAAATGCGGGCGCGGTAGGCTATGGAATCGGACTGGCGCTGTGCAAGACGATTATCACCCGGCAGGGAGGCACGATTGCCGTAAAGAACCATCCGCAGGGCGGCGCAGTATTTTCCATTCGCTTTTCAAAATGA
- the rpiA gene encoding ribose-5-phosphate isomerase RpiA, translating into MEEKEKQKQRAAEAAARHLQDDMTIGLGTGSTAYYLILEAGRMAKAGMRLKAVTTSKATEELARSHHISVILPEETDCVDLAIDGVDEIDREFRAVKGGGGALLREKIVASKAKEVIWIMDESKLVERLGAFPLAVELLPFGYAWTANAILDLGCAAKIRSQEGQQFHTDNGNQILDVTIPKELDYGRVAETIKGIPGVLETGYFDRACSRIIIGTSQGTEERVNPARKGSLLRIGGIINEE; encoded by the coding sequence ATGGAGGAAAAAGAGAAGCAGAAGCAAAGAGCGGCAGAGGCAGCAGCAAGGCATCTTCAGGATGACATGACGATTGGGCTTGGAACCGGGTCTACAGCCTATTATCTGATTCTGGAGGCAGGAAGAATGGCGAAGGCTGGGATGCGGCTAAAGGCAGTGACTACATCGAAAGCAACGGAAGAACTTGCACGGTCACATCACATTTCCGTAATCCTCCCGGAAGAGACGGATTGTGTTGATCTTGCCATTGACGGCGTGGATGAGATTGACCGGGAGTTTCGGGCAGTAAAGGGAGGGGGAGGAGCGCTCCTTCGAGAGAAGATTGTAGCGTCCAAGGCAAAGGAAGTGATCTGGATCATGGATGAGAGCAAGCTGGTGGAGAGGCTGGGAGCATTTCCGCTTGCAGTAGAGTTACTGCCATTTGGATACGCGTGGACAGCGAATGCGATTCTGGATCTGGGATGCGCGGCAAAGATCAGAAGCCAGGAAGGACAGCAGTTCCATACTGATAATGGAAATCAGATACTGGATGTGACCATTCCAAAGGAGTTGGATTATGGCAGGGTGGCAGAGACAATCAAGGGAATTCCCGGCGTGCTGGAGACCGGCTACTTTGACCGCGCATGCAGCCGTATTATTATCGGTACCAGCCAGGGGACAGAGGAACGTGTCAATCCTGCCAGAAAGGGAAGTCTGCTTCGAATAGGAGGAATCATAAATGAGGAATAA